The following is a genomic window from Tautonia marina.
AGGGGGAGGGGCAGTCACAAAAACCGATTGAGGAAGGCGGATTCTCGACGGGGAGGGTCAGGAAAGCGGGGAGTGAGGAGAAGGGGAAGGGCGGCGGTCTCGCGGTCGGTCGGTGGCCACTGCGTCGCAGGCGCACGGCGCCTCCGGCGGCTCGAAACCGAGAAGCAATCGAGTTGCCGAGGCATCGGGAGGAGGTCACGGGTCGGGGAAACGCCTTGAGGGAGGCAGGCGTTTCCCCGAAAGACGGGAACGGGAGCGGCGTCAGGGGGCAGGGGCGGGAGCGGGGGCGATGGGGCGGCCGTCGAGCAGGGTGTCGAGCTGGGTGGTGAGCGTGTCGAGCACGGCGTCGCCGGTGCCGAGGTGGACGGCCTGAACGGTGCCGTCCCTGGCGATGAGGACGAGGGTCGGGATCGAGGTCACGCCGTAGGCGTCGGTGGCTCGGCCGTCGGGGTCGAGGGGAACGGCCAGATCGAGTTCCAGGGCGTCGAGGGTGCGGCGGATCTCGTCGGGCTCCTCGCCGACATTGATGGCGTCGCAGACAACCCCGCGCTCACGGTACGGTTTCAAAGCGGTCGAAAGGCGAGGGAGCAGGTCGAGGCAAGGATTGGCCCAGCTCGCCCAGAAGCAGAGGACGACGACATCGCGATTGGCGTGGAAGGCCAGGTTCGTCTTGCTCCCGTCGAGGCGGTTGAGGTCGAGCTCGGGGGCAGGGCCACCGATCAGGGTGCCGGTTGCGCCGTTGGCGAGGGCGGAGTAGATGTCCTCGACCTCCTTTGCATCGTCGGGCAATTCCAGGGCGAATGCCTCGTCGGGGATCGGCCCGCCGAGGGTCCAGTCGAAGGTGGCGGTGGTGATGAGCCGGTCGGCGCGGTCTTCTCCCGAGGGGACGGTGAGGATGCGGACGAGCTTCCGGGGCAAAGGCTCGGCGTCGGGTCCGATCCAGAGTTCCTCCTCGTCCCCTCGCCAACTCAAGGAGTAGCGATCGAGCGTCTGGCCCTCGACCTCCTCGGTCCCGAGGAAGGCGCCGTCGGTCGCGTGAGACTGGACGAGATCGACGAGGTCGGGACGCATGAGGGTGTCAATGAGCGATCCGCTGATGCTGATGGCGACGATCGGGTTCCGTTCCAGGGCCGCGGCGGGGTCGTTGAGCTGTTCGGCCTGCGAGTAGAGGGCCCTGGCGGTGTAGAAGGTGGTGGCGGTCTGGCCGTCGCCGACGACGATCAAGCTCGGCTCGGGACGGTCGCCGGGGCGGACCTCAATCCGGAAGTGGCCGGGGCGCTGCACCTGGAGCCGGTAGAGGTTGGTGCCGGCCTGGTCGTCGTCGCGAGGCCCTTCGACCTTCCAGTCGAGCCGCACGGTCAGGTCGAACGCCTCCAGCCCGGCGAGGTATTCGACGAGCCGTTCGTAGGCCGCGATCAGTTTCGGGTCGTTGGCGCCGGGAGCCGGCGGAGCGTCTTCCTGAACAGGGGTCGTGGGAACCGCCAGCGCCAGGAGGAGCGTCGGGACGATCGAAAGCATGGAAAGGTGATCCTCTGAACGCGTTTCGGGTCGTGTCAACTTCGTCAGTACGGAGACGGATACGGAGCCGAACCGGACACCACGTTGCGGGCCTCGTTGATGAGGTCTCGGATGCGAAGGAGCCGCGCGTTGTTGGGGCCGATCTGCCCCCGGCCGACGCGGAGGGTTCGATCGACCAGGCGCTGCACAATCGCCTCGGCCTCGGCCTGCTGGCGTCCGACCGAGGGGTTCCAGCCGCCGGCCGAAAGCCCCTGGCGGAGCCCGATCAGGGCGTTGCGCAGCTCTTGCGCGTCGCGGTGGAAGCGAGGACCTTCGGGGATGACCGAAAGGTTGGGACGAATGCCGAGAAGATAGACATCCACTTCTCGGATCGCCTCGTCGATCAAGGGGACCGCCTGGGCGGTGGGGGGAAGCACTCCCCCGCCGCCGCCGAGGCCGGGAAACCCGGGCCAGGGAAGCTGATCGTAGCCGGGGGGATCGATGAGGACCGGCTGATTCGGGTCGATGATGAAATCACCGCCCAGGCCGAGCAACCGGCTGAGCTCGTCGATCCCGCGCTCGACGTCGTTCCAGGATCGGGCGATCCCGCGAGGGGGTCGGGCCCCTTGAAGCACGGCTCCGGTGCGGCGGGCCTGGTTGCGAATCGGCTGAAGGATGGGGCCGAGCTGCGAAACCAGGAGCTGCCGACGCGCCAGATCGTTCACGCGAGCGAGGCCGGAAGCCATGCCATCGAGATCTCGAAGAACTCCATCGTAGGGGGGGAACTGGCCGACCTCTCGGTCGATCCGGTTTTGAAGGACCTGGATGCTGGCCAGAGTTTGCTCAGAGACCTCGGCCACGCGGCGCCAGTCGTATCCGGGAGCCGAGGGGGGAACCGTCGGTGGGCGGCCGGGGGGAGGAGGAATCGGCGGGCGGCCGGGGGGTCGGCCGATCGGAGGGCGGCCCGAGCCCTGCGACTCCTGGCGCAGCTGAGAGACGATCCGATCCATCCGGCGGGCCGAGTCGAGGGCCCTCGGCGCGGTGCCGGGAGGACGATTCAGCTCGCGCTGGACCTCGGCCAGCGAGCGTTCGACAGCGTCGAGGGCCCGGAGCCGACGGTCCTCATCGGCGTGGCGCTGGCGGACCTCCTGCTGGTAGCTTTGGGCGGCCCCGAACAGGGCATTGCCGCGGATTTCGAGGTTGCGTCCCTGGCGGGTGCCCGCCAGCTCGTCGCGGACCTCCCAGAGAAACCGCTCGGACTCGGCCACGAGCTGATCGGCCAGCACGCTGGTCGCGCTGCCCCGGCCGAAGGGTGCCTGAGCCTTCGCCCCGACCTCCAGCCCCCTCCCCAACGTCAGCACCGCAACCGCCACCACGACGCAGGATCGGCACATCGGAATCCCCTGTTGATGGAAGATGCCTCCGAGATCGCCTTCCGTGGACGCGGCCATCCTCGACCAACTCGGGGATCAGGGCCGGATCAGAGTGTTACGAAAACCAAGGGAGCAAATAGCGGACCAGCAACGCGGGCGGTTGCTTCGGCAAGATGAGCAAGAGGCCGAGCGCGATGCAGGTCATTTGAGTCAGCACGGCGAGCCAGACGATCCCGAGACTGACGGTTCGGGCCTCTCCCGATCGTCGCTGCCGACGGCGACGGCGAGGACCGCCAGGCCGGAGCAAGCTCCGGGCCCGGTGAATATAGGCGTTCCCGAGCGCGAAGTGAACCAGGGCGCAGCAGAGCACACTGAACAGCAGGAAGACGCTTCCGGCATGCTGCGCGACCCCTTCGCCGCCGCGGAGGTCCTGAAAGGCGAGGGCGGCAAAGGCCACGAGCGTGGCATTGTCGGACCCTCTCAGGATCTCCTCGTTGCCGAAGAGAAGCAATTCCTGAGTGACCCCGTCCTCGGGAGTCGCCGACGATGGCGGAGTCGTCTGATCCTCGGGAGGCGGGGAACTGGTCATGATTCCCTGGGTTCCACGAATCAAATAAAAGGCCGCTCAAGGAAAGCGACTCGGGGCCGCCGCGGCCGGAGAAGGGCCGGGGGAAGTGTGGCCGCACGGGACCATCAATTCAAGGGGTCTTGAGAGTCAACAGGTCAGAATCCTCGGGCCGACGATGCTCAGAACCGGGCCGATCGAACCGAGGCCGACCTGAGCGACTTGCGAATGCGAGTTCCTCCCCGGCGCACGGTCAAGGCGGCCACGATCAGCACGGTGGCCCGCATGGCCTTCGATCCCGAATCGGCGTCAGAGTCCTCGGCGGCCCCGGTCGATGAGGCCGCATCGGCCGCCGCCGCATCGGCCCCCTCGGCACTGGCAAGGACGACGCTCGACGGAGCGGTTGGCGCGTCGGAATCGGCTACGGCGTCGACGGTGGAGGGGGATCCCGGAGCCGAAACGATGTCCTCGGAACCGAGTTCCGCATCGGCCTGGGCCTCGGCCGCGGCCACCTCGGACGAATCGGGAGCCGCAGCGGCAGGCGGAGGGGCGGGCGAAGGCTCCTCGGCCGAGGCGATCGGCACGGGAGCCTCGCCCACGGCCGGGGAGAACGATCTCGGGGCCGGGTCGGGAGCATCCTGGCCAATCAGAATCGCGATGGGAGCGGCCTCGGGCGGCGGAATCGCCGGGGCCGGGGCTCCGGGATCGCTCGGCGATCCGAGCAGGGTCTCGACCGTCGGCTCGACCGAGCGAGCCGGCAGCAGGGCCTCGGCCAGCTGCTGGGCGGCGGAGGGGGGGGCGGCCACCGGCTCGGGATCGAATCGGAAGGTGGGAAGCGAAGGAGGCTTGGGGGGCTCGACCGTCACCGGCACGGCCAGCACGGCCGCCGCGTCCCGATCATCGACCACCGAGACCGTGACGAAGAAGGACCCTATGCGATCATAATGATACGTGGCGTCGACCGACGTGGAGCCGGGAGGCAGGACGAGCCGAGAAGGCTCGCCGATTCCCCAGTCGATTGCGACCGCGAGCGGGTCGAGGCTCCCCGGATCGGCGATCTCGGCGGTGATCGTGAGCGCGTCTCCCAGCGTGACGGTGCCGGGAACGCGGACCTGGCGAAGCTCGGGAGGGGCGTTGCGCACCCGGACCAGGGCCGAGGCGGCGGCCTGGTCCGTTCCATCGTGCAGGCGAACCGTGATGGTGTAGTCGCCATCCTGAAGGTAGCGATGAGACCGATTTGGCAACAGGCCGGGCTGATCGACCTCGAACGCTTCGATGGCCGAACCGTCTCCCCAATCGACCTCGACCGCCCAGCGATCCTCGGCGCCCGGGTCATCGAACGCTCCGACGGCGAGAATGGTTTCGCGGCCTTCGATGGTGTCCTGGGTTGCGGGGAGCGTGACCGAGGGGGCACGGTTGCGGACAACGAGGGACCGATCGGCCTCGTCGAAGGCTCCCAGCTCATCCTCGACCCGCACCGCGAGGCGAACATCGCCCTCCTGGGGAACGGTCAGCCAGGCCTGGCCGGGCTCGTCGGACGGCTCGATCCGGCCGTCTCCCTCCAGGGAGAAGGCGAAGGAGAGCGCATCGTTCGCATCGGGATCTGAGGCGACGACGATCACCCGAACCGGCTGACCCTCAACGATCGGTTCCTCGAACTCAATCGACGTGATGCGGGGCGCCTGATTTTGGGGTTCGGGGGGCAGGTCGACGTCGATCAGGCCGGCGTCGATCCCGACCGTGAAGTCGAAGTAATTGTCGATCGGATCGTCGTCGAGGAGTTGCACGGCGACCTGGCCGGTGTCCCGAATCGTGTCGAGGACGAGGCGAAGAACCTCGGGATCGGTCACGTGGAAAAAGCCGGTGTCGACCCGATCGTTTCGGAATCCCCCTTCAAGGTTTTTGGAAAGGATGACCGTTCCCAAGGAGTTGGTTTCGACCGTTGTGACCTGGTCGAACCGGCCGACGGGAATACCGTTGAGCAGGAGGGTGTTGTCTTCTCGGTCGAAATCGCCGGGGCCGGTGTCGCCGTCGTCGACGGTCAGGCGAACGCTCAGCTCGGCCAGGGAACTGCCAAGGGCATCGACCACCGCCGGGGAGAAGCCGGATCGCACGCCGATCGTGCCCGGATTGCCGCGGAACTCGGCCGGTTCTCCCCGGGAAAAGTTTCCGACGAACAGATCGCTGGCCCGGATCTGGGAGACGACGCGCCGCCCGTTCGTCCCGATCAGATCGATCACGACCCCGCCGACCGGCGAAACCCCTTCGGGCAGCAGGCCGCCTTGTGTGGGCGACGTCAGGGTGAACGTCGTCAACAAGGCCCGCGGTTCGAGCCGTTGCAGCTCGGGCCGGAGGTGGAAGGATCGGGAGCGTTGCATGGCAGAAACAAACGGCAAAATGAGCATCGCAAGGTTCGATTCATTACTCTCTAGGAATTCCATTCTACCCGCCGGGAGCCCATTCGGCGACCTTCCAGACACGACTTTCCCGACGACGCCCCGTGGCGCGATCGGGAACACGGTCGCCTGCCTGAGAACGATTTTTCAAAGCATCCTCTTTCAAGGGTGCAGTCAACGGTCTAAAATTCAGGAGTGTGATTGATTCCTCGCGACGGGGAATCCGCACCGATTGCGCCATGTCGGCCCTGCTCCGCGACGGTTCGCGGATCGGGGCCGTTTGTGTTTGTGGGTCCGAATCACGACTCGGATCGCTGCCCCGCCGGCGTGTGCGTCGCGCTGCCGAGGCCACCGGGAGACCTCCTTCGAGCGGCCTGCCAGACGAGACGACCAGGAGCGATCATCATGCGTTCCCATTCTCAAGCGTTCGGACTCGATGAGGTGATCCGGCGGGAGCAGGCCGAGGTGCTGAACCGTCGGCGAGCCGCCGGCTTGATCCGGGGCGAGGACCCTTCGGACGATGTCTCCCGGACCCTGGTCGGCCTGTCGTTCTCGGGCGGGGGGATTCGATCGGCCAGCTTCAACCTCGGGCTCTTGCAGGCACTTTATCGTCACGGATTGATGCGGTCGATCGACCTGCTGTCGAGTGTCTCCGGGGGGTCGTACGTCTCGGCCCGCCTGATCTCGGAGGTGACCCATCCGGAAACTCGGCTCGACTGGGAAGGCAACGGCACCGATCACCACGCCTTGCCGGGGCCAGGCACGGAGGTTGAGACGCCGAGGGAGGGGGCCGGGACTGCGCCGTCGGCGGCTCCATTGAACGCCAACGTGACCGCCCCGGAGCACCAGTCCCGAGGCCGGGGCCGCCGGAGGCGATCGGCGGGGGTCGAGCACGATCATGAGCACGAGCACGAATCAGGCCAGCCGTCGTCTTCCGAGGTTCCGGCGTCGAGCACCTTCGCGCTGGCGGCCGACCCGACGGGCAGGCAGTCTCCCGAGGTGCTGGAGATGATTCGAGGCGGGCGGTACCTGCGTCACGAGACCTTGGCGGGCCTAAACCGATGGCTGATCGGGATTGTGTTAATTACGGCGGTGACGTTCAGCGGTGTCCTCTGCGTGGCCTCACTCTCGGCGTTTCTGTTCCGATTGCTTGATGATTACCTGATGGTTGACTGGCTTTATGTGCTTGGCTTCCCGAGTGACGTGCATCGCGCCTTGTTTCCGGCGTGCGTGGTGTTTGTCGGCTGGCTGTTCGTCTGGGCGATCGGCTACTGGCGACGGGGAGAGCGCGTGACCGGGCTCGCGGCTCGGCCCTTGCTGGTGCTGACGATCGTCTCGTTCCTGCTGGCGATCTCGGCCCTGCTGGGAACCGGCGACATCGACATCAACTACCTGCGGAGCCTGTTCGGCATTCAGCCGCCAGAGCAGGAAATCAACCGGATGCAAGGCTGGCTCCAGTACCTCTTGCCGGTCTTGCTGGTGATCTTGCTCTTGCCCTACCTACGCCCTCGGGAACTGATTCGGAGCGGTACCCATCCGAGGAACCTGGCCGAAAGCTGGGTCTTTGCCATCGCCAGCCGGGCGCTGCTGTATGGCATTCCGTTGCTGATTTTCGCCTTCATGGCACGTGAGAATCTGTCGAAGTTTAACGAATCGCGTCTCAACCGCGTTGCTTACCTGCACGATATCCGGCTTCCGGCGCAATCGGACCTGATCTGGATGGATTTCAAGGACTGGCGAACGGCCTGGCGGTCTCTCGAAGCCGAGGCAAAGGCGGCCGAGGCCAGGCAGGAGAGCGAGTCGTCGCCGCCCATCGACTCGCGTCGCCAGTTGAGCCGTCGGCTCTGGCAGACGGCCAGCAGGCCGATTGATCGGGAGGAGCTTCAGACCTTGCTCGGTCCTCAACATCTGGCGGTGATCGACCGCGACCGCCGGGCGGGGAAACTGGCCTGGCCGGCGACGCTGCTGGAAGTGGCCGTGCACTGCGAGGAAGAGAACGCCCGCCTGGTGCGCGAGCTGTCGTTTCCCAAACGCTGGCTCTTGCTCATCGGCCTGCCGGTCGAGTCGCGCAACGCCCTGACCGATCATCACAGCTATCGGGTCGCCTCGCGATTGCTGGGCGAGGAGGTCTGCCGCCTCTTGAACCATGAGGTGCTTCGCGATCCGGGGCTGTTTCAGGATGCTCCGTCGTTGAAGGTAATCACGGTGCGCGACCCTGATCGGGCCTCGGAACTGGAACTGCTGATCGCCCCGTCGTCTCCGGCGGCCACGACCCTGGCCACCCCGTTTGCCCAGACCCTGGAAACCCTTCGAGACGAAGGTGCAGACCTTCAGGCAATGGCACAGGCGGAACAACTGGAAGACAGCTACACGGACTGGACCGCGTTGCGATCGCGGCTCATCCAGGTGGTGTCGAGCGATGCGAACCAGGGGATTCCGGGCCGGAAGGCTCGGGAATCGGCGCTGCGGACCTTGCTCGACAGCGAGAGCGCCAAGACCGTGCGGCGTCGGGAAGGGGCCGAGGCGGGGGCCTCGGGCCTTGTGACCAACGCGACGGACACGATCAACGCGATGATCGCCCAGCTTCCGCCGGACCTTCGGACCCTCGACGCCGAGCTGACCTCGTTGAATCGAGGATTGCTCCAGACGGTGTATGCCGACCTCATGAAAGATCGGAACACGATTTTCGCCTACAACGTGCAGCCGGCCGACCAGCGCATGAGGCTCTCGTGGTTTGTCTGGGCGCTGGGGCTCTTTCTCGTTTCGGCGTTGCTCGTGAACCTCAATGCCACCTCAATGCACGGCTACTACCGCGATGAGCTGGCGTCGATGTGGATTCGAAAGCACCCCGGCGAAGGCTCGACGATTCCTCTCGTGCGGATCGAATCGACGAACAAAGGGGCCCCCTACCCGATCTTCGGCGCGACGTATAGCCAGCTTCGCAGCGACCAGACCCGGGCGAAGTCTCCGGAAGATACGTTCATCTTTTCCCCTCGCTTCTGCGGATCGCTCCGGACGGGGTTCGCCGCCACCGAGGACTATCAGGGAGGCCGGTTCGACCTGGCCAATGCGATGGCCATCTCGGGAGCGGCGCTAAGCCCGTCGTACCCGAACAACCCGCTCGTCGCCGTCTTGCTGCTGTTGACCAACATGAGGCTCGGCCAGTGGGTGCCGAATCCCGGCTATCGGGGGTTGCCGCTGCCGCTACATCACCTGTCTGAGCGGCTTCCGGCGTCGCCTCTTCGCTTGCTGATGGACACCTTCTCGAAGCCCGACCTGCGGTACCATTGCTTTGTGGCTGATGGCGGTTATGTCGAGAATCTCGGGATGGAACAATTGCTGTTGCGACGATGCCGCCTGATCATCGCCTCGGACGTTTCCAGCGACCCGTTCTGCCTGTTTGGCCAGTTCATGGAGGTCGTTCGGCGGGTCCGAACCGAGCACGGAATCGTGATCCGAGGGCTCGACGATGATCCGATCACCCCCGATCCCGAGGGGATTCGCTGCCTCGTCCCCGACCGATCGGTGCAACTGGCCAGCACAGAGGGAACGATCCGACACTACGCCCACTCGCATTTCGCCGTGGCCGAGATCCTCTACCCTCCAGACGACTCATCAGACGATTCCGAGCCGATGACCGGATGGCTCATTCTGGTCAAGCCGTCGTTCACCCTGGACGAGGGGACCGAGCTGCTCAGCTTCTGGGCCGAACATCCCGAGTTTCCGAACGATCCGACGACCGACCAGTTCTACGCCGCCGACAAGTTCGAAGCCTACCGGATGCTCGGCTTCCACATCGGCGAACGGCTCGCCCAGGCCCTCGACGGCGACCCGTTCGAGCTTCCCGCCGGCGCTCAGGCCCTGCTGCGGACGATCCGGGCCGAGCTGCTCTCCCACTGGTCCGACCCGAGCCGGCCGCCGGCCCCCGAACCGTCGCCGAGGCGGTCTCGTCGTCGAGCGTCGTCTCACAAACCCATCAACGGCGAGCATCCGGCCGACCTCGACGAGGAAACGGAGCCCGCTCCGCCCCGATCGCGTCGATCCCCCTCCTCGCACCATCCGGCACACTGACCGGTCGTTGCCGGGAAGCAGGCATGCCGAGCGGAACCCGAGCCCCCTCTGGAGCCCATCCGGGTTCCAGAGGGGGCAGATGACCGCGACGACCGAACCCATCAACACAGGATCACTTCGGGAGAAACTGCACGGCGTCGAGAATGACGTGACCGTTGGTCCCCTCGGTCCGGATCTCAACACTCGATTCGCCGTCGAATCGAAAGATGCCGAGCGATTGGAACGGGCCGGGGCCGGAGGGGGATTGCCGCTGATTGATCGTCAATGCGGTGTGCCCGTTGGCGTGGTGAATGACGATCGGAACATTCGTGGCTCGGTTTGAGGTCGGCGCGTAGGCTAATCGGACCTCGTACGATCCCGGTTCGAGGGTCGCGCGGTAGGTGGCGGCCTTGTCCCCTTTCTGCTCGTTGCCGTCGTGCCGGTAGCCAAGATCGACGAACGGCCGGACCACCGAGCTGATCCCCCAGTTGCCGACCAGTTCGGCCTGCTCGTCGTCGATGACGATCCCGTCAAGTTCGGACGACTCAAACGAGACGTTCGGGCGGTTCGAGGTCGAGTCGGGCAGGTCGAGCACCTGGCCGTCTTCGACCAGGCGGTTGAGAAGCGCCTCGGTCGGGATGTCCTGAACGGAGGTCTCGTGATCGATCGCCAGGACCGCCCCGGTGGCGGCCGACTGGCCGAGGATCATGAAGACCGGCTCCATCCGAATCGACCCGTAGGCAATGTGCGACGAGGAGAGACAGACCGGCACGACGAGGTTGGCGCACTCGGTTTCCTTCGGCACGAGGGCCCGGTAGCTGATCTGGTAAGGACCGCCGGGGCTGATCTGAATGTCCCCCTCGTTCCGGGCGTGGCCATTTTCATCGACATAACGCTGAACGTTATGGCTGTCCATGTTGTACGAGCCCATGCCGACGGAGTCGGGCGTTGCGTCGATCCCTCGCAGGTGCCGCTCGGTCATGACGAAGTCGGAGACCATCCGGCGGGCTTCCCGCACATAGATCTGATGCGGCCAGTGGCCGTTGTCGGTGAATTCGTCGCGGGAGAGGCCGTAGCTGGCGGCCTTCGAGCGGATATCGTCGGGGATGTCGGGATCGTTGGCGAGGAAGTACATCAGGCCTTTTTGATACTGCTCGTGCTCGGCGATGATCTCCCGACGGCGCTCGTACGAGGCTTCGGGATAGTCGTAGTTCATGCCGATGTTGTCGGTCGAGAAGGCGCCGTGGTTGTTGGTGTCGGTCTTGTGGTTCGGAATCGGGTCGAACTTGTTGAAGACCCCCTTGAAGCCGCCTTGCAGGTAGCGGCGGAGCAGCTCGTACTGATTCGGGTCGTAGCCTTCGGGTTTTTCAAAAGGGACGCGGTTCTCGGGGTGATCGGTCAGGCACATCCGGAAGCAATAGGCCTGGAGGCGGTGGTCACCTTCGCCATCGGTGCCGGGGTCCTCGTCGTGGATGAGAGGGAGCAAGCCGCTGGAGGGGTCGCCGGGCACTACGTACGGATCGACCGGGAAATCGAACTGGTGGCTGACAGCCCGTTTCTTCTGGACGCCGTTGAGGGTTTCGCCGTACTGGGCGTTCGATTCGCGGCCGACCGTGTAGGAGACACCGGCGGCGGCCATCAGGTCTCCTTCATACGAGGCGTCGATGAACATGGTGCCGTGAAAGGTCCGGCCGTCCAGGGTCGTGATGCTGAGAATGCGGTTGCCGTCTTTCTCGACGCCGCCGTCGCGGTCGAGCCAGGCGTCTCGGACGACCGGGATCTCATGCTCGGCGACGAGGTCCTCGAAGACCGCTTCGGCAATGTGGGGCTCGAAGATCCACATGGTCCGATTCTCGCCGTCGATGGCGGGGGTCCCCTGCCCCTTGTTGCCGTAGTCGTCGCGCGACTGCCAGCGCCAGGCGTCGGGTTCCTGGTACTTTTGCCAGACGCGGTGGTAGAACTCTCGGGAGAGGCCGCCGATGCCGTCCTTGCGACCGCTATCGGTCCAGCCGAGGCCGCCGCTGGAGAGGCCGCCGAGGTGAACATCGGGCGAGACGACCACGACGGACTTGCCCATGCGGTCGGCCTGCACCGCCGCGGCGATGCCCGCCGACGTGCCGCCGTAGACAACGACGTCGAATGGCTCGGACGGCTCGATCGAGGAGAGAGGGGTTGAGGACACGGCAGCGATCAGGAGCAGGAACGTCATCACACTCACCCAAGGCCAGGAGAAATAAAAGGGCGCACGGCGAAACGACCCCAAGAATCGATCCGTCGAAGGCCGGCGTCTTGGTCTCTCATTGAACCATCCGAGGCCGCTTTGAGCCACCGATTCCCTGGTGCTCCTGACCCAACAGGGCGAAACGATGACCTAAACTTCTCCGACAGTCGGTGTCTCGACGGTCCTCCATCGGCCGGGATGTTCGATCAGGAACGTTGAAAGCGATGACGATGCGATGAATCCCCTTCGGACTCTCCTCGGTTTTCCGTCGAAGAA
Proteins encoded in this region:
- a CDS encoding PKD domain-containing protein; translated protein: MLILPFVSAMQRSRSFHLRPELQRLEPRALLTTFTLTSPTQGGLLPEGVSPVGGVVIDLIGTNGRRVVSQIRASDLFVGNFSRGEPAEFRGNPGTIGVRSGFSPAVVDALGSSLAELSVRLTVDDGDTGPGDFDREDNTLLLNGIPVGRFDQVTTVETNSLGTVILSKNLEGGFRNDRVDTGFFHVTDPEVLRLVLDTIRDTGQVAVQLLDDDPIDNYFDFTVGIDAGLIDVDLPPEPQNQAPRITSIEFEEPIVEGQPVRVIVVASDPDANDALSFAFSLEGDGRIEPSDEPGQAWLTVPQEGDVRLAVRVEDELGAFDEADRSLVVRNRAPSVTLPATQDTIEGRETILAVGAFDDPGAEDRWAVEVDWGDGSAIEAFEVDQPGLLPNRSHRYLQDGDYTITVRLHDGTDQAAASALVRVRNAPPELRQVRVPGTVTLGDALTITAEIADPGSLDPLAVAIDWGIGEPSRLVLPPGSTSVDATYHYDRIGSFFVTVSVVDDRDAAAVLAVPVTVEPPKPPSLPTFRFDPEPVAAPPSAAQQLAEALLPARSVEPTVETLLGSPSDPGAPAPAIPPPEAAPIAILIGQDAPDPAPRSFSPAVGEAPVPIASAEEPSPAPPPAAAAPDSSEVAAAEAQADAELGSEDIVSAPGSPSTVDAVADSDAPTAPSSVVLASAEGADAAAADAASSTGAAEDSDADSGSKAMRATVLIVAALTVRRGGTRIRKSLRSASVRSARF
- a CDS encoding FAD-dependent oxidoreductase; translation: MTFLLLIAAVSSTPLSSIEPSEPFDVVVYGGTSAGIAAAVQADRMGKSVVVVSPDVHLGGLSSGGLGWTDSGRKDGIGGLSREFYHRVWQKYQEPDAWRWQSRDDYGNKGQGTPAIDGENRTMWIFEPHIAEAVFEDLVAEHEIPVVRDAWLDRDGGVEKDGNRILSITTLDGRTFHGTMFIDASYEGDLMAAAGVSYTVGRESNAQYGETLNGVQKKRAVSHQFDFPVDPYVVPGDPSSGLLPLIHDEDPGTDGEGDHRLQAYCFRMCLTDHPENRVPFEKPEGYDPNQYELLRRYLQGGFKGVFNKFDPIPNHKTDTNNHGAFSTDNIGMNYDYPEASYERRREIIAEHEQYQKGLMYFLANDPDIPDDIRSKAASYGLSRDEFTDNGHWPHQIYVREARRMVSDFVMTERHLRGIDATPDSVGMGSYNMDSHNVQRYVDENGHARNEGDIQISPGGPYQISYRALVPKETECANLVVPVCLSSSHIAYGSIRMEPVFMILGQSAATGAVLAIDHETSVQDIPTEALLNRLVEDGQVLDLPDSTSNRPNVSFESSELDGIVIDDEQAELVGNWGISSVVRPFVDLGYRHDGNEQKGDKAATYRATLEPGSYEVRLAYAPTSNRATNVPIVIHHANGHTALTINQRQSPSGPGPFQSLGIFRFDGESSVEIRTEGTNGHVILDAVQFLPK
- a CDS encoding DUF2092 domain-containing protein, whose protein sequence is MLSIVPTLLLALAVPTTPVQEDAPPAPGANDPKLIAAYERLVEYLAGLEAFDLTVRLDWKVEGPRDDDQAGTNLYRLQVQRPGHFRIEVRPGDRPEPSLIVVGDGQTATTFYTARALYSQAEQLNDPAAALERNPIVAISISGSLIDTLMRPDLVDLVQSHATDGAFLGTEEVEGQTLDRYSLSWRGDEEELWIGPDAEPLPRKLVRILTVPSGEDRADRLITTATFDWTLGGPIPDEAFALELPDDAKEVEDIYSALANGATGTLIGGPAPELDLNRLDGSKTNLAFHANRDVVVLCFWASWANPCLDLLPRLSTALKPYRERGVVCDAINVGEEPDEIRRTLDALELDLAVPLDPDGRATDAYGVTSIPTLVLIARDGTVQAVHLGTGDAVLDTLTTQLDTLLDGRPIAPAPAPAP